A genome region from Musa acuminata AAA Group cultivar baxijiao chromosome BXJ3-5, Cavendish_Baxijiao_AAA, whole genome shotgun sequence includes the following:
- the LOC135638731 gene encoding uncharacterized protein LOC135638731 isoform X5 — MEGGGSLGALSLAHLRLDSLAETGLLLGIQSEENNWIEEFSPRNNVVEFDPSASQTCSISGHDSIWFNAPLSESAQMLVKSVGDVTTVSPQVMNTEADTHAVEDSAKCRPECITDIDSSFLTNKFQRSILVSNEHIIKAEQHVITPQTPSEEKSEVGFDEILLDKKIDSAGKVVATQCTTSEELTSSSGNVSKACLVAGEPLEVVQNEEPLDNASTRNSSLDDRGCAVNKEIEVSSKFLSCNTHHGPSGLSTNNADIVTGKLDDPLFAEKNVEECYEGDISERSESLQSETKQNETNYNLYGDCKVTDQHFQGHPLNYHVCDVKASSESVSPTDSLILPNEGSSKTVFFKNSDALLEDIAHQVKVSNKDLSTGDKSSTCTKEAHSSSVEGDGTENVGELCDVAEGRTDFSHCVHEYISKDDSRNPDSQSTEESKMISFEEGNLATSRTVIDDNCSELRNYSDMAVKVEFSSLMKTETRMTGVDGDNECRVDPSNLNDTDSTQTENSTEGECLKTISEEPTGKSDASENAIHKESCAALSDDAENELCCRNPNKLAPASDTSPSVAELNKDNVVHSAEKENTVLLIDTSGTALKECSTIIKNAEFCSFDIQRNGTVMESDKNSIMDQAGVSDLTSGGMKLLSPVDSTILQQSHSEVEAMVEQMETTASSTVASCCNEKGVCLSSLSVIGCNTDTQISRQPIAVPGSDTNDPSVKNFSDGLGITNSDELCVASSAGMSSLVAQQSTEGKDANLTATNNCDKLRSTETEENNLLRFTLSESNPEARLVDHDGGNLSSSEPNCGSPTVISCNEHTLEETGLIESNRSSQDPAAPASTKDSSRSKCTVQDSQVSETLKDDGNFTFVVQPDANLSQKDSTKDLTPFSNMQSFKLPQMSEEISQGCPGQSIKESTSTISKMTLEDKRKQVSAFATRKIGISKGDAKEKSEEKQGKGRKKAPYDTSSVPDRSTRSKTHMEDIQHRLFVETNTTKSSCSPSVQASNLPDLNTSVPSALFLQPFTDLQQVQLRAQIFVYGSLIQGVLPDQACMVPAFGGTVDGGRSLWEQVWHSAAQRLYNHKSPNSSGTHLHCHSEQGISCTPFQSKVLNSPASWRDSKVPNSSTQSSNVSLQSAFHSHAGGTHLDSSQSLSPLHPYQTSQIRQYLTNSTPWLSQSSHPASWFFSPQSLPIDSSSYNSPIPVAETVQVTTVTDSSIPHTSNMQLTSSGSLLPNQGANSVSAALIVPSETESREATPAITKNSSVSEKSRKRKKVSASKGPVPKISVSQLQGVSASSPFINLPNSAELSLYSNSSSTVTSAGHVSAASYPITMPYYQILGSSHTQQRGIVIKEACNQIEQSKLQAENASAYAASAVRHSQVIWEQMAIQRKSCLALEVEQKLASAAVAATAAASVAKAAAEVAKVASEAAVQAKLMADETLNSLNTGTTQISEICLDIRKNLLTSTPVLIPKSQDKIHGSCSIISTAREATRKRAEAASATIKRAENLEAILKCAEMAAEAVSQAGTVITMGDPFPSSICDLVEAGPEGHWKLCCATIKKRIETNDVQVGENLHLDVAGDLEIITVQSTDHHGRQKISVMEEMTPNNKKMILENNYEGCNLENGSQTIPTFRAASEPMQGSNIQKGSLVEVVADEDGLRGAWFSAQVLDVKDGKAYVCYKDLLSDEGHEKLKEWIPLESKSDQRPRIRVAHPVIVTKSEGTRKRQREVAGNCTWAVGDRVDALLRDGWWEGIVTEKSRDDESKLTVHFPAGGDSSIVRSWNLRPSLIWKDGQWIEWSQAKERGDTPYGKHAKLGHFNSANKSETGEEGMTTLSSNIRTDDSRKLEELRPLNLSAKDLTFSVGSNVGEDNNTDVFKVRRAGLQKDGSKVVFGVPKPGKKRKFMEVSKHYNTDKIEKTIEVSDSIKFAKYLMPQASHSWRNTSKVDVKGRGITNLNRRGPKSLRSQNVQSRSAMDKSVTAVAILNGGESSLGTSFSNEEIKNSVETGSFSHALKKVELAVIEPPLQFVPGVLSLEKKSSAEAEMGEKEKENDLPSVDKLSRSDIKGSEIPGKGSADVVEPRRSNRRIQPTSRLLEGLQSSLIVSKSPLDRGGKSLHRGVSASRAGQNHG; from the exons ATGGAGGGTGGTGGAAGCTTAGGCGCTCTTTCTTTG GCTCACCTAAGGCTTGATAGTTTAGCCGAAACAGGGCTTTTGCTTGGCATTCAAAGTGAAGAGAACAATTGGATTGAAGAGTTTTCACCAAGAAACAATGTTGTAGAATTTGACCCAAGTGCCTCTCAAACTTGCTCCATTTCTGGGCATGACAGTATCTGGTTCAATGCTCCATTATCTGAATCTGCACAGATGTTAGTGAAATCTGTTGGAGATGTCACGACAGTAAGCCCACAAGTTATGAATACAGAGGCAGATACGCATGCAGTAGAAGATTCTGCCAAATGCAGGCCAGAGTGTATCACAGACATTGATTCAAGCTTTTTGACCAATAAATTCCAAAGGAGTATTTTGGTGTCAAATGAACACATAATTAAGGCTGAGCAACATGTAATTACTCCTCAAACCCCCAGTGAGGAAAAATCAGAAGTGGGCTTCGATGAGATTTTGTTAGATAAAAAAATTGACTCTGCTGGGAAGGTGGTTGCTACACAATGCACCACTAGTGaggaattaacttcatcatctggTAATGTATCTAAAGCATGTTTAGTTGCTGGTGAGCCTCTTGAGGTGGTTCAGAATGAGGAACCATTGGATAATGCATCCACCAGGAATAGTTCACTTGATGATCGTGGATGTGCTGTAAACAAGGAGATTGAAGTAAGTTCAAAATTTCTTTCTTGCAATACTCATCATGGTCCTTCTGGTTTGTCTACTAATAATGCTGATATTGTCACTGGGAAGCTGGATGATCCATTATTCGCTGAGAAAAACGTGGAAGAATGCTATGAGGGTGACATTAGTGAGAGATCAGAATCTTTGCAATCTGAAACGAAGCAGAATGaaacaaattataatttatatggtGATTGCAAAGTGACTGATCAACATTTTCAAGGCCATCCACTTAATTATCATGTTTGTGATGTGAAAGCTTCTTCTGAATCGGTTTCACCTACAGATTCTCTAATCCTTCCAAATGAAGGATCCAGTAAAACTGTGTTCTTTAAGAACTCTGATGCACTGCTCGAAGATATTGCTCACCAGGTAAAAGTTTCAAACAAAGACTTAAGTACAGGGGATAAAAGTTCAACCTGCACAAAGGAGGCACATTCCTCGTCTGTGGAAGGAGATGGAACTGAAAATGTTGGTGAGCTATGTGATGTTGCAGAAGGGCGTACGGATTTTAGCCATTGTGtacatgaatatatatcaaaagatGATAGTCGCAACCCAGATTCTCAATCAACTGAAGAAAGTAAAATGATTAGTTTTGAAGAAGGAAATCTTGCTACATCCAGGACAGTTATTGATGACAACTGTAGTGAACTGAGAAATTATTCAGACATGGCAGTTAAGGTAGAGTTTTCAAGTCTGATGAAAACTGAAACAAGGATGACCGGAGTTGATGGTGATAATGAATGCAGAGTTGATCCTTCAAATTTGAATGACACCGACTCTACTCAAACAGAAAATAGCACTGAAGGTGAATGCTTAAAAACTATTTCTGAAGAACCCACTGGTAAGTCGGATGCTTCAGAAAATGCTATTCACAAAGAATCTTGTGCTGCTTTATCAGATGATGCAGAAAATGAGCTCTGTTGTCGGAATCCTAACAAGTTGGCTCCAGCATCTGACACAAGTCCTTCAGTCGCTGAACTGAACAAGGACAATGTAGTTCATTCAGCGGAAAAGGAGAACACAGTACTATTGATTGATACGAGTGGCACAGCTTTGAAGGAATGCTCTACTATAATTAAGAATGCAGAATTTTGCTCATTTGACATCCAAAGAAATGGTACAGTGATGGAATCAGACAAGAATTCCATCATGGACCAAGCAGGAG TTAGTGATCTTACCTCAGGAGGTATGAAGTTGCTGTCCCCTGTTGATTCAACAATTCTCCAGCAGTCACATTCTGAAGTTGAAGCGATGGTAGAACAGATGGAAACGACAGCGTCATCTACAGTTGCTTCATGTTGCAATGAGAAGGGTGTCTGCCTCTCTTCCTTGTCAGTTATAGGTTGTAACACAGATACCCAGATATCGAGACAACCAATAGCAGTGCCTGGTTCAGATACCAATGATCCCTCAGTAAAGAATTTTTCAGATGGCTTGG GAATTACCAACAGTGATGAGCTTTGCGTCGCTTCGTCAGCTGGGATGTCTTCTCTTGTTGCTCAGCAAAGCACAGAAGGGAAAGATGCTAACTTAACAGCAACAAACAATTGTGACAAACTGAGATCCACTGAAACTGAAG AAAACAACCTTCTTCGGTTCACTTTGTCTGAAAGTAATCCTGAGGCCCGCTTAGTGGATCATGATGGTGGCAATCTAAGTTCATCTGAACCAAATTGTGGTTCACCAACTGTCATTAGTTGCAATGAGCATACCCTAGAAGAAACAGGACTTATAGAAAGCAATAGATCATCACAAGATCCTGCAGCTCCTGCTTCAACAAAAGATTCTAGTAGGTCTAAATGCACCGTTCAAGATTCTCAAGTGAGTGAGACATTGAAAGATGATGGGAACTTTACATTTGTAGTTCAGCCAGATGCAAATCTTTCCCAAAAGGACAGCACCAAGGATCTGACACCCTTCTCGAATATGCAGTCCTTCAAACTGCCTCAG ATGTCTGAGGAGATTTCTCAGGGATGTCCTGGTCAATCTATAAAAGAGAGTACTAGCACTATTAGCAAGATGACTTTAGAAGACAAAAGAAAGCAAGTTTCTGCTTTTGCAACTAGAAAGATAGGCATTTCAAAAGGTGATGCTAAAGAAAAGTCAGAAGAAAAACAAGGTAAAGGAAGGAAAAAGGCCCCATACGATACCTCATCTGTCCCTGATAGATCCACAAGAAGCAAAACCCATATGGAGGATATACAGCATCGTCTCTTTGTTGAGACCAATACTACAAAATCGTCCTGTTCTCCAAGTGTTCAAGCATCCAATCTACCAGATTTAAACACGTCAGTACCCTCTGCTCTGTTTCTCCAGCCTTTCACAGATTTGCAACAAGTACAGTTGCGTGCTCAGATTTTTGTGTATGGATCACTCAT CCAAGGTGTCCTTCCCGATCAGGCTTGTATGGTACCAGCCTTTGGGGGAACTG TAGATGGAGGAAGGAGCTTATGGGAGCAAGTGTGGCATTCTGCTGCACAAAGGCTTTATAACCATAAATCTCCCAATAGTTCTGGCACACATTTGCATTGTCATTCAG AACAAGGGATCAGCTGCACCCCATTTCAGAGCAAGGTTCTGAATTCCCCTGCTAGCTGGAGGGACAGCAAGGTCCCAAATTCATCAACACAAAGTTCCAATGTGTCTTTGCAGTCAGCTTTCCACTCTCATGCAGGAGGCACCCACTTGGACTCCAGTCAATCTCTGTCACCATTGCATCCCTATCAAACTTCTCAGATCAGGCAATATTTGACCAACTCCACACCTTGGTTATCTCAGAGCTCTCACCCGGCTTCATGGTTTTTTTCACCACAAAGTTTACCTATTGATTCTAGTTCATATAACTCTCCAATACCTGTTGCTGAAACAGTTCAAGTAACAACTGTTACAGACTCTTCTATACCTCATACCTCAAACATGCAACTCACTTCCTCTGGTTCCTTACTGCCTAATCAGGGTGCCAACAGTGTTTCGGCAGCATTAATTGTGCCAAGTGAGACAGAAAGTAGAGAAGCAACTCCTgcaattactaagaattcatccgTTAGTGAAAAGtccaggaagaggaagaaggtttCTGCATCGAAGGGGCCTGTGCCAAAAATTTCTGTTTCTCAACTCCAAGGAGTATCtgcttcttctccttttattaaTCTGCCTAATTCTGCAGAACTTTCTTTATATTCTAATTCTTCAAGTACTGTTACATCTGCTGGTCATGTTTCAGCTGCCTCTTACCCCATTACTATGCCTTACTACCAAATATTAGGCAGTAGTCATACTCAACAGAGGGGCATCGTCATCAAAGAGGCTTGCAATCAAATTGAGCAGTCGAAGCTGCAAGCTGAAAATGCTTCTGCTTATGCTGCTTCTGCTGTCAGGCACAGCCAAGTTATTTGGGAACAGATGGCTATTCAAAGAAAATCATGCCTTGCATTAGAAGTCGAACAGAAACTTGCATCTGCAGCTGTTGCAGCGACGGCAGCTGCTTCTGTTGCAAAGGCAGCTGCTGAAGTTGCTAAGGTTGCATCTGAGGCTGCAGTACAGGCTAAATTGATGGCAGATGAGACTTTAAATTCTCTTAATACAGGAACCACTCAAATTTCTGAAATCTGCCTTGACATCAGGAAGAATCTGTTGACATCAACTCCTGTTCTAATCCCTAAGAGCCAGGATAAGATCCATGGTTCTTGTTCAATCATTTCTACTGCACGAGAGGCCACCAGAAAGAGGGCTGAAGCAGCTTCTGCTACTATAAAGCGAGCAGAGAACTTGGAAGCCATACTGAAATGTGCAGAAATGGCTGCAGAAGCTGTATCACAAGCTGGAACAGTCATTACAATGGGGGATCCCTTTCCATCCTCAATATGTGATTTAGTAGAAGCAGGTCCTGAAGGTCATTGGaaactttgttgtgcaactataaaAAAGAGAATTGAAACAAATGATGTACAGGTTGGAGAAAATCTCCATTTAGATGTGGCTGGTGATCTTGAGATAATTACAGTACAATCAACTGACCATCACGGGAGGCAGAAAATTTCTGTTATGGAGGAAATGACTCCCAATAATAAGAAAATGATTTTAGAGAATAATTATGAAG GATGTAATCTAGAAAATGGATCACAAACTATTCCGACTTTTAGAGCTGCAAGCGAACCTATGCAAGGAAGTAACATTCAGAAAGGTTCACTTGTTGAG GTTGTAGCTGATGAAGATGGTCTTAGAGGAGCTTGGTTTTCTGCGCAGGTTCTTGATGTCAAAGATGGTAAAGCATATGTGTGCTACAAAGATCTTCTTTCTGATGAAG GCCATGAGAAGCTTAAGGAGTGGATACCACTTGAATCCAAAAGTGATCAACGACCTAGAATACGTGTAGCACATCCTGTAATTGTGACTAAATCTGAAGGAACAAGGAAGCGACAGAGAGAGGTTGCAGGCAATTGCACTTGGGCAGTTGGAGACAGGGTAGATGCATTGTTACGTGATGG TTGGTGGGAAGGGATTGTCACTGAGAAGAGTCGAGATGATGAAAGCAAGTTAACTGTCCATTTTCCAG CTGGTGGTGATTCGTCAATTGTTAGATCTTGGAATCTACGACCATCACTTATCTGGAAGGATGGCCAATGGATAGAATGGTCCCAAGCTAAAGAAAGA GGTGATACACCATATGGGAAACATGCAAAACTAGGCCATTTCAATTCCGCAAACAAGTCAGAAACAGGTGAGGAAGGAATGACAACTTTGTCAAGTAACATTCGCACAGATGATTCGAGGAAGCTGGAAGAGTTAAGGCCACTTAATTTGTCAGCAAAAGATTTAACATTTTCTGTTGGAAGCAATGTGGGTGAGGATAATAACACTGATGTGTTTAAGGTAAGACGAGCTGGCCTTCAGAAAGATGGTTCTAAGGTGGTATTTGGTGTTCCTAAGCCtgggaagaaaagaaaatttatggAAGTAAGCAAACACTACAACACAGATAAGATTGAAAAGACAATTGAAGTGAGTGATTCTATAAAATTTGCAAAATATTTGATGCCACAAGCATCCCACTCTTGGAGAAATACCTCAAAAGTTGACGTTAAAGGAAGAGGGATCACTAACTTGAACAGAAGGGGCCCAAAGTCCTTGAGGTCTCAGAATGTTCAGTCTAGGAGTGCCATGGATAAGTCTGTCACCGCTGTAGCAATCTTAAATGGGGGCGAAAGCAGTCTTGGAACTTCTTTTAGCAACGAAGAGATAAAGAACTCAGTGGAAACTGGTTCTTTTTCACATGCTCTTAAAAAGGTAGAATTGGCAGTGATAGAGCCTCCTTTGCAATTTGTACCTGGTGTCCTGTCACTCGAGAAGAAATCTTCAGCTGAGGCTGAGATgggggagaaagaaaaggaaaatgatTTACCTTCTGTCGATAAGTTGTCCAGATCTGATATTAAGGGTTCTGAAATTCCTGGAAAAGGATCTGCTGATGTTGTTGAACCCCGGAGATCCAATCGTAGAATTCAGCCAACTTCAAGA TTACTGGAAGGATTGCAAAGCTCTCTGATTGTATCAAAGAGTCCACTTGATAGAGGTGGCAAGTCTTTACATAGAGGTGTATCAGCTTCAAGAG CAGGTCAGAATCATGGATGA